From a single Collibacillus ludicampi genomic region:
- a CDS encoding CopG family ribbon-helix-helix protein, with the protein MISIPNHLLQEVDGIVERENSNRSEFIRQAMRLYLSERKKRYIRESMQKGYMEMAKINLKIASEAFLAEEEAEGTVGRLVSGV; encoded by the coding sequence ATGATTAGCATTCCAAACCACTTGCTGCAGGAAGTCGATGGCATTGTTGAAAGGGAGAATTCCAATCGCAGTGAATTTATTCGCCAGGCGATGCGGCTTTACTTGTCTGAGCGCAAGAAGCGCTATATCCGTGAGTCTATGCAGAAGGGTTATATGGAAATGGCGAAAATCAATCTCAAGATAGCTTCTGAGGCGTTCTTGGCGGAGGAAGAGGCAGAAGGCACGGTAGGTCGTTTGGTAAGTGGGGTGTAA
- a CDS encoding type II toxin-antitoxin system PemK/MazF family toxin, translated as MNVKRGDVYFADLSPVVGSEQGGFRPVLIIQNDIGNRFSPTVIVAAITAQIQKAKLPTHVEIDAKTYGLDRDSVILLEQIRTIDKQRLTDKITHLDEELMAKVNESLQISLGLIEF; from the coding sequence GTGAATGTGAAGCGTGGGGATGTGTATTTCGCCGATTTGTCGCCCGTTGTTGGCTCAGAACAGGGTGGTTTTCGCCCCGTGCTTATCATACAGAATGATATTGGTAACCGGTTTAGCCCTACTGTCATTGTGGCTGCCATCACGGCTCAGATTCAAAAGGCGAAACTCCCTACTCACGTTGAAATCGATGCGAAAACGTACGGCCTTGACCGCGACTCTGTGATTCTTTTAGAACAGATACGAACGATTGACAAACAACGTCTTACTGATAAAATCACACATCTTGACGAAGAACTCATGGCAAAAGTGAACGAATCTCTCCAAATCAGCTTAGGACTTATTGAATTTTAG